A region of Rhodamnia argentea isolate NSW1041297 chromosome 9, ASM2092103v1, whole genome shotgun sequence DNA encodes the following proteins:
- the LOC115740788 gene encoding N6-adenosine-methyltransferase MT-A70-like: METQSDGKEEAVVATTVKDMASQLESRIHSTSSTQLQLLASLQTLFPDLVSSIDLSLKVVSAFNHRPFTPIPPLPSPNPLPRKPSDPNRPATPDNAAVPRSSNSKGAAELSLISRSESEKFSLDESNSPLSVVRSMVAVCLLERVPFTAIDSSTVLRKLENDQNATPAEKAALREVGGESGAILAVEMALRSMAEDNGGVELGEFVVSGKSRVMVLGIDRTRLLKELPESGQDQQQQQQQESSSGDDNSNQNQNRGGQGIGNSGADVNGGIFGMGGPVRPMQDMWMGAGGDPHISGVPPMFPGGGPSGALMGPRGMPRAMGMMAIPRGISIPPMHRPPLGLNPNGLSQKPRTEEDDMKDLEALLKKKSFREMQKSKTGEELLDLIHRPTAKETAVAAKFKTKGGSQLKEYCLSLTKEDCRRQSGSFMACEKVHFRRIIASHTDVNLGDCSFLDTCRHMKTCKYVHYELDPTPDAPPMMMGAAAAPSKPLKPQRAEYCSEVELGEAQWINCDIRNFRMDVIGQFGVIMADPPWDIHMELPYGTMADDEMRNLNVPALQTDGLIFLWVTGRAMELGRECLELWGYKRVEEIIWVKTNQLQRIIRTGRTGHWLNHSKEHCLVGIKGNPEVNRNIDTDVIVAEVRETSRKPDEMYPLLERISPRTRKLELFARMHNTHSGWLSLGNQLNGVRLVEEGLRARFKAAYPEVEVQPASPPRASAMEVDSTAAQMRSPFAAAEPKSALAQFSEPAVSGAMEVDIVS, encoded by the exons ATGGAGACCCAATCGGACGGCAAAGAAGAAGCCGTCGTCGCCACCACCGTCAAGGACATGGCTTCGCAGCTCGAGTCGCGGATTCACTCCACCAGCAGCACCCAACTCCAACTCCTCGCTTCCCTCCAAACCCTATTCCCCGACCTCGTCTCCTCCATCGACCTCTCCCTCAAGGTCGTCTCCGCCTTCAACCACCGCCCTTTCACGCCCATCCCCCCTCTCCCCAGCCCTAATCCCCTCCCCAGAAAACCCTCCGACCCGAATCGCCCGGCGACCCCCGACAACGCCGCCGTCCCCAGATCCTCGAATTCGAAGGGGGCGGCAGAGCTGAGTCTGATTTCTCGGTCGGAGAGCGAAAAATTCTCGCTTGATGAGAGCAACAGCCCCTTGTCTGTTGTCAGGTCGATGGTGGCAGTGTGCCTACTGGAGCGGGTCCCCTTCACCGCGATCGACTCGTCGACGGTGTTGAGGAAGCTGGAGAACGACCAGAATGCGACCCCAGCGGAGAAGGCGGCTTTGAGGGAGGTGGGCGGAGAATCAGGCGCAATATTGGCGGTGGAGATGGCACTGCGCTCAATGGCAGAGGATAACGGTGGGGTTGAGTTGGGGGAGTTTGTGGTGAGCGGTAAGTCGCGGGTGATGGTTTTGGGGATTGACAGGACTCGGCTTTTGAAGGAACTGCCGGAGAGTGGGCAGGatcagcagcagcaacagcagcaggaGTCAAGTTCAGGGGATGAtaattctaatcaaaatcagaatcgtGGTGGGCAGGGGATTGGAAATAGTGGAGCTGATGTGAATGGTGGGATCTTCGGAATGGGAGGACCAGTTAGGCCAATGCAGGACATGTGGATGGGAGCTGGTGGCGACCCCCACATTTCAGGGGTCCCACCAATGTTTCCGGGTGGTGGACCATCTGGAGCATTGATGGGACCTCGGGGCATGCCTAGAGCAATGGGCATGATGGCAATTCCTAGAGGAATCAGCATTCCTCCGATGCATAGACCTCCTCTGGGGCTGAATCCAAACGGGTTGTCTCAGAAGCCAAGGACAGAAGAGGATGATATGAAGGATCTTGAGGCATTGTTGAAAAAGAAGTCTTTCAGAGAAATGCAGAAGTCGAAAACTGGAGAGGAGCTTTTGGACCTGATTCACCGGCCGACTGCAAAGGAAACTGCTGTGGCTGCCAAG TTTAAAACAAAAGGTGGGTCGCAGTTGAAGGAATACTGTTTGTCACTCACTAAAGAAGATTGCAGACGCCAATCTGGGTCCTTTATGGCGTGTGAAAAG GTTCATTTTCGGCGAATAATTGCTTCACATACTGACGTCAACTTAGGGGATTGTTCTTTCCTTGATACTTGCCGGCACATGAAG aCATGCAAGTATGTTCATTATGAGCTTGACCCAACACCAGATGCGCCACCAATGATGATGGGGGCAGCAGCAGCACCTTCCAAGCCATTAAAGCCACAGCGTGCGGAATACTGTTCAGAAGTAGAACTTGGTGAAGCTCAGTGGATCAATTGTGATATCCGGAACTTTAGAATGGACGTGATAGGGCAATTCGGGGTTATAATGGCAGATCCTCCTTGGGACATCCATATGGAATTGCCTTATGGGACAATGGCAGATGATGAGATGCGAAATCTCAATGTTCCAGCATTGCAGACTGATGGCCTGATTTTTCTGTGGGTCACTGGACGTGCCATGGAGCTCGGACGTGAATG TTTGGAACTTTGGGGGTACAAGCGTGTTGAGGAAATCATCTGGGTGAAGACCAATCAGCTTCAGCGGATCATCAGAACAGGCCGCACGGGCCATTGGCTCAACCACAGTAAAGAGCATTGCCTTGTTGGAATTAAGGGGAACCCCGAAGTAAACAGGAACATTGATACTGATGTTATTGTTGCTGAGGTTCGAGAGACTAGCCGTAAACCAGACGAG ATGTATCCATTGCTGGAGAGAATTAGTCCGAGGACGAGAAAATTAGAGTTGTTTGCTCGCATGCACAACACTCATTCAGG GTGGTTGTCTCTTGGTAATCAGTTGAATGGCGTGCGATTAGTAGAAGAAGGGCTGCGGGCAAGATTTAAGGCGGCTTACCCCGAAGTCGAGGTGCAACCGGCTTCTCCTCCGAGGGCTTCGGCGATGGAAGTAGACTCTACTGCTGCTCAAATGAGGAGTCCGTTTGCAGCGGCGGAACCCAAGTCTGCTTTGGCGCAGTTTTCAGAACCTGCAGTTTCCGGAGCTATGGAAGTCGATATAGTGAGCTAG